Proteins found in one Fimbriimonadaceae bacterium genomic segment:
- a CDS encoding DUF1501 domain-containing protein — MNESENYRLQDQFNRRTFLRRTGGLGLAALMGILGDEGFAAVNPFGDGQGKALKRVGGLRDVPHFPAKAKRVIYLFQSGAPSQMELYDNKPHLLDKRKTELPASVRMGQRLTGMTSGQKSFPVAPSVFKFNKHGQSGMELSELLPHLGSVADDLCLVRSMFTEAINHDPAVTFVQSGVQLAGRPSIGAWLSYGLGTMNSDLPAYVVLTSVGSGRKDDQPLYDRLWGSGFLPTQYQGVKFRNTGDPVLFISDPHGIDRETRREMLDELMGLNTIRRSVTGDPEIDTRISQYELAFRMQASVPELLDIKSEPSSILEMYGPDVTRKGSFAYNCLLARRMAERGVRFVQLFHMGWDQHFNLPTAIKGQAGDIDQPSAALIKDLKQRGMFDDTLVVWGGEFGRTVYSQGELTETNYGRDHHPRCFSVWMAGGGIKGGVTYGKTDDYSYNIVENPVSVHDLHATMLHLLGIDHERLTYRYQGRDFRLTDVAGEVVSDLLA, encoded by the coding sequence ATGAACGAGAGCGAAAACTACCGCCTGCAAGACCAGTTCAACCGGCGCACGTTCCTCCGGCGGACGGGCGGGCTCGGCCTTGCCGCCCTGATGGGCATCTTGGGCGACGAAGGGTTCGCCGCCGTCAACCCCTTTGGCGACGGTCAAGGGAAAGCCTTGAAGCGGGTCGGCGGCCTCAGAGACGTGCCCCACTTCCCGGCAAAGGCCAAGCGGGTCATCTACCTCTTCCAATCGGGTGCGCCGAGCCAAATGGAGCTCTACGACAACAAGCCCCACCTGTTGGACAAACGCAAGACCGAGCTCCCTGCCTCGGTCCGGATGGGCCAGCGGCTCACCGGTATGACGAGCGGTCAGAAGTCGTTCCCCGTCGCGCCGAGCGTGTTCAAGTTCAACAAACACGGCCAAAGCGGGATGGAACTGAGCGAGTTGCTCCCCCACCTCGGCTCGGTGGCCGACGACCTGTGCTTGGTCCGGTCGATGTTCACCGAGGCGATCAACCACGACCCGGCGGTGACCTTCGTCCAGTCCGGGGTCCAGCTTGCCGGGCGTCCGAGCATCGGCGCCTGGCTCAGCTATGGCCTGGGCACGATGAACAGCGACCTGCCCGCCTACGTCGTCCTCACCAGCGTCGGCTCGGGGCGCAAGGACGACCAGCCGCTCTACGACCGTCTGTGGGGCTCTGGGTTCCTGCCCACCCAATACCAGGGGGTCAAGTTCCGCAACACCGGCGACCCCGTGCTTTTCATCAGCGACCCGCACGGCATCGACCGGGAGACTCGGCGTGAGATGCTCGACGAGCTGATGGGCCTGAACACGATCCGCCGCAGTGTGACGGGCGACCCTGAGATCGACACGCGCATCAGCCAGTACGAGCTGGCCTTCCGGATGCAGGCTTCGGTGCCCGAGCTTCTCGACATCAAGTCCGAGCCGTCCTCGATTCTGGAAATGTACGGCCCCGACGTCACCCGTAAGGGGTCGTTCGCCTACAACTGTCTGCTCGCCCGGCGCATGGCCGAGCGCGGCGTCCGGTTTGTCCAGCTCTTCCACATGGGGTGGGACCAACACTTCAACCTCCCGACCGCGATCAAGGGCCAGGCCGGCGACATCGACCAGCCCAGCGCCGCGTTGATCAAAGACCTGAAGCAACGGGGCATGTTCGACGACACCCTCGTCGTCTGGGGCGGCGAGTTCGGGAGGACGGTGTACTCCCAGGGTGAACTGACCGAGACCAACTACGGCCGTGACCACCATCCCCGGTGCTTCTCGGTCTGGATGGCCGGGGGCGGCATCAAGGGCGGCGTGACCTACGGCAAGACCGACGACTACTCGTACAACATCGTCGAAAACCCCGTGAGTGTCCACGACCTCCACGCGACGATGCTCCACCTGCTGGGCATCGACCACGAACGTCTGACCTACCGCTACCAGGGTCGCGACTTCCGCCTGACCGACGTCGCTGGCGAGGTGGTCTCAGACTTGCTGGCCTGA
- a CDS encoding GNAT family N-acetyltransferase, producing MTGRHPLDNPVWSALSTRHAAMAVGGGSARRYPADFGPFVAVGEPSERAEQEAADLVAPGESMVFGAVAPALSSAWRLDRTAAIVQMVYEGPRREGGDPRVVRLGEADIPAMVELTEMVYPAYFRAGTARAGAFFGVKQEGRLAAMAGTRFRMDGYTEVTAVCTHPGHLGQGLASLLVAHTVAHIQAEGDQPFLHVDDDNHRAIGVYERLDFRPRWTMPLWGVTRV from the coding sequence ATGACTGGCCGCCACCCTCTTGACAACCCGGTCTGGTCGGCCCTGAGCACGCGCCATGCCGCGATGGCGGTGGGAGGCGGCTCGGCCCGACGCTACCCGGCCGACTTCGGCCCGTTCGTCGCCGTCGGCGAGCCGTCCGAGCGTGCGGAGCAAGAAGCGGCCGACCTTGTGGCTCCGGGCGAGTCGATGGTGTTCGGGGCGGTCGCGCCGGCCCTCTCCTCGGCCTGGCGTCTCGACCGGACCGCCGCCATTGTGCAGATGGTTTATGAAGGGCCAAGGCGGGAAGGAGGCGACCCCCGGGTCGTGCGGTTGGGTGAGGCCGACATTCCCGCCATGGTCGAACTCACCGAGATGGTTTATCCCGCCTACTTTCGCGCCGGGACGGCCCGGGCGGGGGCCTTCTTCGGGGTGAAGCAGGAGGGCAGGCTGGCCGCCATGGCGGGGACAAGGTTCCGCATGGACGGCTACACCGAGGTGACCGCGGTGTGCACCCACCCTGGACACCTTGGCCAGGGACTGGCCAGCCTGCTCGTCGCCCACACGGTCGCCCACATTCAAGCTGAAGGGGACCAGCCCTTTCTCCATGTTGACGACGACAACCACCGGGCGATCGGGGTCTACGAGCGCCTTGACTTCCGCCCACGGTGGACCATGCCGCTCTGGGGCGTCACTCGAGTCTGA
- the metK gene encoding methionine adenosyltransferase, with protein MSYRQIHTSESVSEGHPDKLADQISDAVLDSALEQEKHARVAIETLVTHGLAVVTGELTMKEGYVDVAKLVRKTITDVGYTSTDIGFDGEMCGVMVSIQGQSPDIARGVDTGGAGDQGMMFGMATDETPELMPLPIAVAHAMMRQSAAVRREQPSLGLRPDAKSQVSVEYEDGRPTRINTVVVSQQHNAEVERNIQEIVHEHVIRPVLAQYATYAKGDITYHINPTGRFVTGGPQGDTGLTGRKIIVDTYGGMCPHGGGAFSGKDPTKVDRSAAYMARHVAKCVVAAGLATRVQVALAYAIGVEQPVAVNLETYGTETVPVDTIRERVSATFDMSPQGIIKHLGLLDFKYSPTAKNGHFGNPAFPWERTDEASALR; from the coding sequence ATGTCTTACCGGCAGATCCACACATCCGAAAGTGTCAGCGAGGGGCACCCCGACAAGCTCGCCGACCAGATTTCCGACGCCGTCCTTGACAGCGCCTTGGAGCAAGAAAAGCACGCCCGAGTCGCGATTGAGACGCTGGTCACCCACGGCCTTGCCGTCGTCACCGGCGAGTTGACGATGAAAGAGGGGTACGTCGACGTCGCCAAACTCGTCCGCAAGACGATCACCGACGTCGGCTACACGAGCACCGACATCGGTTTTGACGGTGAGATGTGCGGCGTCATGGTCAGCATCCAAGGGCAGTCCCCCGACATCGCCCGGGGCGTCGACACCGGAGGCGCCGGCGACCAAGGGATGATGTTCGGCATGGCCACGGACGAGACTCCGGAGCTCATGCCCCTGCCGATCGCGGTGGCCCACGCGATGATGCGCCAGTCGGCCGCCGTCCGCCGCGAGCAGCCCAGCTTGGGCCTACGGCCGGACGCCAAGAGCCAAGTCTCCGTGGAATACGAGGACGGACGGCCCACGCGGATCAACACCGTCGTCGTCAGCCAGCAGCACAACGCCGAGGTCGAGCGCAACATCCAAGAGATCGTCCATGAGCATGTCATCAGGCCGGTGCTTGCCCAGTACGCGACCTACGCGAAGGGTGACATCACCTACCACATCAACCCGACCGGGCGCTTTGTCACCGGGGGGCCGCAGGGCGACACCGGTCTCACCGGTCGAAAGATCATCGTCGACACCTATGGCGGCATGTGCCCCCATGGCGGCGGCGCCTTCAGCGGCAAAGACCCCACCAAGGTCGACCGGAGCGCGGCCTACATGGCCCGCCACGTGGCCAAGTGTGTCGTCGCCGCTGGTCTGGCCACCCGCGTCCAGGTGGCCTTGGCCTACGCCATCGGTGTCGAACAGCCGGTCGCGGTCAACCTGGAGACCTACGGCACCGAGACAGTGCCGGTGGATACGATCCGCGAGCGGGTCAGCGCCACGTTCGACATGTCGCCGCAGGGCATCATCAAGCACCTCGGTCTCTTGGACTTCAAATACTCGCCGACGGCCAAGAACGGCCACTTCGGCAACCCGGCGTTCCCCTGGGAACGCACCGACGAAGCGTCGGCCCTGCGCTGA
- a CDS encoding PEP-CTERM sorting domain-containing protein, with protein MGVTLGQHYALKSGITAGGTLNVTDAYGLSSVGIGIFGPGNLFISGGGSPNGDDYNVISAAGHESQPQLNSIPLVQDTLVNQLNVASMSESDISNVAFHYGSDINDPTITSVPEPVSLAVLGLGALAVARRRKA; from the coding sequence TTGGGCGTCACGCTGGGTCAGCACTACGCCCTTAAGTCGGGCATCACCGCCGGCGGGACGCTCAATGTGACCGACGCTTACGGACTCTCGTCCGTCGGCATCGGCATCTTTGGCCCGGGCAACTTGTTCATCTCGGGTGGCGGGTCCCCCAACGGGGACGACTACAACGTCATCTCCGCTGCAGGTCACGAGAGCCAGCCTCAACTCAACTCGATCCCCTTGGTCCAGGACACCTTGGTCAACCAACTCAACGTCGCCTCGATGAGCGAGAGTGACATCAGCAACGTGGCGTTCCACTACGGGTCCGACATCAACGACCCCACCATCACCTCGGTGCCCGAGCCCGTCTCGCTGGCCGTCCTTGGCCTCGGGGCATTGGCCGTGGCCCGACGCCGCAAGGCCTGA